The Tamandua tetradactyla isolate mTamTet1 chromosome 5, mTamTet1.pri, whole genome shotgun sequence genome window below encodes:
- the HTR1E gene encoding 5-hydroxytryptamine receptor 1E: MNVTNCTTEASVAVRPKTITERMLISMTLVIVTILTMLLNSAVIMAICTTKKLHQPANYLICSLAVTDLLVAVLVMPLSIMYIVMDSWKLGYFICEVWLSVDMTCCTCSILHLCVIALDRYWAITNAIEYARKRTPKRAGLMVLIVWTISIFISMPPLFWRSHRQLSPPPSQCTIQHDHVIYTIYSTLGAFYIPLTLILILYYRIYHAAKSLYQKRGSSRHLSNRSTDSQNSFASCKLTQTFCVSDFSTSDPTTEFEKIHTSIRIPPFDSDLDHPGERQQISSTRERKAARILGLILGAFILSWLPFFIKELIVGLSTYTVSSEVADFLTWLGYVNSLINPLLYTSFNEDFKLAFKKLIRCREHS; the protein is encoded by the coding sequence atgaatgttaCTAACTGTACCACGGAAGCCAGTGTGGCTGTGAGACCTAAGACCATCACGGAAAGGATGCTTATTTCCATGACCCTGGTGATCGTCACCATCTTGACGATGTTGCTGAACTCAGCTGTGATCATGGCCATCTGTACTACCAAAAAGCTTCACCAGCCTGCGAACTACCTGATCTGTTCTCTGGCTGTGACGGACCTCCTGGTCGCAGTGCTCGTCATGCCCCTGAGCATCATGTACATCGTCATGGACAGCTGGAAGCTTGGGTACTTCATCTGTGAGGTGTGGCTGAGTGTGGACATGACCTGCTGCACCTGCTCCATCCTCCATCTCTGTGTGATTGCCCTGGACAGATACTGGGCCATCACCAATGCTATTGAATATGCCCGAAAGAGGACCCCCAAGAGGGCTGGCCTGATGGTCCTCATTGTATGGACCatctccatcttcatctccatgCCCCCTCTGTTCTGGCGGAGCCACCGCCAACTCAGTCCACCCCCAAGTCAGTGCACCATCCAGCATGACCACGTCATCTACACCATTTACTCTACGCTTGGGGCATTTTACATCCCCTTAACTTTGATTCTGATTCTCTATTACCGGATTTACCACGCTGCTAAGAGCCTTTACCAGAAAAGGGGATCAAGCCGGCACTTAAGCAACAGAAGCACGGATAGCCAAAATTCCTTTGCAAGTTGTAAACTTACCCAGACTTTCTGCGTGTCTGACTTTTCCACCTCGGACCCTACTACAGAGTTTGAGAAAATCCACACCTCCATCAGGATCCCTCCCTTCGACAGTGATCTGGATCACCCGGGAGAGCGCCAGCAAATCTCTAGTACCAGGGAGCGCAAGGCAGCGCGCATCCTGGGACTGATTTTGGGGGCATTCATATTATCTTGGCTGCCATTTTTCATCAAAGAGTTGATCGTAGGTCTCAGCACCTACACTGTGTCCTCTGAAGTGGCCGACTTTTTGACATGGCTTGGTTATGTAAATTCTCTGATCAATCCTCTACTCTACACAAGTTTTAATGAAGACTTTaagctggcttttaaaaagctcATCAGGTGCCGAGAACATTCTTAG